The Hymenobacter chitinivorans DSM 11115 genome window below encodes:
- a CDS encoding ABC transporter ATP-binding protein, which yields MLKLTDIEKVYQTKTIETVALNRVNLTINKGEFVSIMGPSGCGKSTLLSIMGLLDEPSGGQVEIAGRPVTSYSDKELAHLRNQKIGFVFQSYHLINDLSVLDNVELPLLYRSSVSGKERRQRAHAALDKVGLSARTNHFPSQLSGGQRQRVAIARALAGNPELILADEPTGNLDSVMGEEIMDLLLGLNRHDGVTIVMVTHDEQQALKTERVIRFFDGSQVS from the coding sequence ATGCTCAAGCTCACCGACATCGAAAAGGTGTACCAGACCAAGACCATCGAAACGGTGGCCTTGAACCGGGTAAACCTGACCATTAACAAAGGCGAGTTTGTGTCGATTATGGGCCCCTCAGGCTGCGGCAAGTCGACGTTGCTCAGCATCATGGGTCTGCTCGACGAGCCCTCGGGGGGCCAAGTGGAAATTGCGGGCCGCCCGGTGACGTCCTACTCCGACAAGGAGCTGGCCCACCTGCGCAATCAGAAAATCGGGTTCGTGTTCCAGAGCTACCACCTCATCAACGACCTCTCGGTGCTCGACAACGTGGAGCTGCCCCTGCTCTACCGCAGCAGCGTGAGCGGCAAGGAGCGCCGGCAGCGCGCCCACGCCGCCCTCGACAAAGTAGGCCTCAGTGCCCGCACCAACCACTTTCCGAGCCAGCTTTCGGGTGGGCAGCGGCAGCGCGTGGCTATTGCCCGGGCCCTGGCCGGCAACCCCGAGCTGATCCTGGCCGACGAACCCACCGGTAACCTCGACTCGGTGATGGGCGAGGAAATCATGGACCTGCTGCTGGGCCTCAACCGCCACGACGGGGTGACCATCGTGATGGTAACCCACGACGAGCAGCAGGCCCTGAAAACCGAGCGGGTTATCCGCTTCTTCGACGGCAGCCAGGTCAGCTAA
- a CDS encoding RNA polymerase sigma factor, protein MATLLSSLAQLSETDLLAECRRGNPRAQKVLYDRLAPGMLAVCLRYLRHQEEAEEALVLGFVRVFRALEQYRHEGSFRGWVRRILINEALGQLRRRQPLHLDIDDCHDAVASIRATAESNLDTADLLRLIQDLPAGYRTVFNLYAVEGYNHPEIAALLGISEGTSKSQLSKARALLQRRLASLHSSSSFQPQSYAA, encoded by the coding sequence ATGGCTACGCTGCTTTCTTCCCTGGCCCAGCTTTCCGAAACCGACCTGCTGGCCGAGTGCCGCCGCGGTAATCCCCGGGCCCAGAAGGTGCTTTACGACCGGCTGGCGCCCGGCATGCTGGCCGTGTGCCTGCGCTACCTGCGCCACCAGGAAGAAGCCGAAGAGGCGCTGGTGCTGGGGTTTGTGCGGGTGTTCCGGGCTCTGGAGCAGTACCGTCACGAGGGCAGCTTCCGGGGCTGGGTGCGGCGCATTTTGATCAACGAGGCCCTGGGCCAGCTGCGCCGCCGCCAGCCCCTGCACCTCGACATCGACGACTGTCACGACGCGGTGGCCAGCATCCGGGCCACGGCCGAAAGCAACCTGGACACGGCCGACCTGCTGCGCCTGATTCAGGACCTGCCCGCCGGCTACCGCACCGTGTTCAACCTCTACGCCGTGGAGGGCTACAACCACCCCGAAATTGCCGCGCTGCTGGGCATCTCGGAGGGTACTTCCAAGTCGCAGCTCAGCAAAGCCCGCGCCCTGCTCCAGCGCCGCCTGGCCTCGCTTCATTCCTCCTCTTCTTTTCAGCCCCAGTCTTATGCTGCTTAG